A single genomic interval of Mycobacterium sp. DL592 harbors:
- the pdxS gene encoding pyridoxal 5'-phosphate synthase lyase subunit PdxS: MAEMLKGGVIMDVVTPEQARIAEGAGAVAVMALERVPADIRAQGGVARMSDPDLIEGIISAVTIPVMAKARIGHFVEAQILQSLGVDYVDESEVLTPADYTHHIDKWKFTVPFVCGATNLGEALRRITEGAAMIRSKGEAGTGDVSNATTHMRTIGGEIRRLTSLSEDELFVAAKDLQAPYDLVVEVARAGKLPVTLFTAGGIATPADAAMMMQLGAEGVFVGSGIFKSGNPAERAAAIVKATTFYDDPDVLAKVSRGLGEAMVGINVEDIAQPHRLAERGW, encoded by the coding sequence ATGGCGGAGATGCTCAAGGGCGGCGTCATCATGGACGTCGTCACCCCCGAGCAGGCGCGCATCGCCGAGGGCGCAGGCGCGGTGGCGGTGATGGCCCTCGAGCGCGTCCCCGCCGACATCCGCGCCCAGGGCGGCGTGGCCCGGATGAGCGACCCCGACCTGATCGAAGGCATCATCTCCGCGGTCACCATCCCGGTGATGGCCAAGGCCCGCATCGGGCACTTCGTGGAGGCGCAGATCCTGCAGAGCCTCGGCGTCGACTACGTCGACGAGTCTGAGGTGCTGACCCCGGCCGATTACACCCACCACATCGACAAGTGGAAGTTCACCGTGCCGTTCGTGTGCGGTGCGACCAACCTTGGCGAGGCGTTGCGCCGCATCACCGAAGGCGCGGCGATGATCCGCTCCAAGGGTGAGGCGGGTACCGGTGACGTGTCCAACGCCACCACCCACATGCGCACCATCGGCGGGGAGATCCGCCGGCTTACCTCGTTGTCCGAGGACGAGCTTTTCGTTGCGGCCAAGGACCTGCAGGCGCCCTATGACCTCGTGGTCGAAGTGGCGCGGGCCGGCAAGCTGCCGGTCACGCTGTTCACCGCCGGCGGTATCGCCACCCCCGCCGACGCGGCCATGATGATGCAGCTCGGCGCCGAGGGCGTGTTCGTCGGCTCGGGAATCTTCAAGTCGGGCAATCCCGCCGAGCGTGCCGCCGCCATCGTCAAGGCCACCACGTTCTACGACGACCCCGACGTCCTGGCGAAGGTGTCGCGTGGCCTCGGTGAGGCGATGGTCGGCATCAACGTAGAGGACATCGCGCAGCCCCACCGGCTCGCCGAACGCGGCTGGTAG
- the pdxT gene encoding pyridoxal 5'-phosphate synthase glutaminase subunit PdxT produces MTVRIGVLALQGDTREHLAALREAGAEASTVRRHEELDAVDGLVIPGGESTTMSHLLRAFDLLDPLRGRLSGGMPAYGSCAGMILLASEILDAGEPGREAVPLGGIDMTVRRNAFGRQVDSFEGDIEFDGLDGPAHAVFIRAPWVERVGPDVQVLARADDHVVAVRQGAVLATAFHPEMTGDRRVHKLFVDIVTGRA; encoded by the coding sequence ATGACCGTCCGGATCGGTGTGCTGGCCCTGCAGGGTGATACGCGTGAGCATCTGGCCGCCTTGCGCGAAGCCGGTGCCGAGGCGTCCACGGTGCGCCGCCACGAGGAGCTCGACGCCGTCGACGGTTTGGTGATTCCCGGCGGCGAATCCACCACCATGAGCCATCTGCTGCGGGCCTTCGACCTGCTCGACCCCCTGCGCGGGCGACTCTCGGGCGGTATGCCCGCCTACGGCTCGTGTGCGGGAATGATCCTGCTGGCCAGTGAGATCCTCGACGCCGGCGAACCGGGCCGGGAGGCCGTCCCGCTCGGCGGTATCGATATGACGGTGCGGCGCAACGCCTTTGGCCGTCAGGTTGACTCCTTCGAAGGTGACATCGAGTTCGACGGGCTCGACGGTCCGGCGCATGCCGTGTTCATCCGGGCGCCGTGGGTGGAGCGGGTCGGTCCGGATGTGCAGGTCCTGGCGCGCGCCGACGACCATGTCGTCGCGGTGCGCCAGGGCGCGGTGCTGGCGACGGCGTTCCATCCCGAGATGACCGGCGACCGGCGAGTGCACAAGCTTTTCGTCGACATCGTCACCGGCCGGGCCTGA
- a CDS encoding DUF5313 family protein → MSGKSFHRPDPLRWLWYAYGGTLGPRYQQWVLHDLTARSRWWRQVARTLTTLLPFAVCGILLTRPVWIAATAVLGGACIALIYGAAYIDQSAEHRLRKHGLPPGTLQRVLAERDQVAEAGRRRSYDARYR, encoded by the coding sequence ATGAGCGGCAAGTCATTTCATCGGCCCGACCCACTGCGGTGGTTGTGGTACGCCTACGGTGGCACGCTCGGCCCCCGCTATCAGCAGTGGGTGCTGCACGACCTCACCGCACGTAGCCGCTGGTGGCGGCAGGTCGCGCGGACTTTGACGACCCTGCTGCCCTTCGCGGTCTGCGGCATCCTATTGACCAGGCCCGTCTGGATTGCGGCGACAGCGGTCCTGGGTGGTGCTTGCATCGCGTTGATCTACGGCGCGGCCTACATCGACCAGAGCGCCGAACACCGACTCCGCAAGCACGGCTTGCCGCCGGGCACGCTGCAGCGCGTTCTGGCTGAACGGGACCAGGTGGCCGAAGCCGGACGGCGCCGCAGTTACGACGCCAGGTATCGCTGA
- the ruvC gene encoding crossover junction endodeoxyribonuclease RuvC — protein sequence MRVMGVDPGLTRCGLSVIEGSGGRQVTALDVDVVRTPADQPLQKRLLTISDTVEHWLDTHVPEVLAIERVFANQNANTAMGTAQAAGVIALAAARRDIDVHFHTPSEVKAAVTGNGRADKAQVTAMVTRILQLQQKPTPADAADALALAICHCWRAPMIARMAKAEAMAAEQKRAYVARLKAAR from the coding sequence GTGCGGGTGATGGGAGTCGACCCAGGGTTGACGCGCTGCGGTCTGTCGGTGATCGAGGGCAGCGGCGGGCGTCAGGTGACCGCACTGGATGTCGACGTGGTGCGTACCCCGGCCGATCAGCCGCTGCAGAAGCGGCTGCTCACCATCAGCGACACCGTCGAGCACTGGCTCGACACCCACGTGCCCGAGGTGCTGGCCATCGAGCGGGTGTTCGCCAACCAGAACGCCAACACCGCGATGGGCACCGCCCAGGCCGCCGGGGTGATCGCCCTGGCCGCTGCGCGCCGCGACATCGACGTCCACTTCCATACCCCCAGTGAGGTCAAGGCCGCCGTCACCGGCAACGGCCGCGCCGACAAGGCACAGGTGACCGCGATGGTCACCCGGATCCTGCAGCTGCAACAGAAACCCACACCGGCTGATGCCGCCGACGCGCTCGCCCTGGCGATCTGCCACTGCTGGCGGGCCCCGATGATCGCGCGGATGGCCAAGGCCGAGGCGATGGCCGCCGAGCAGAAGCGGGCGTACGTCGCGCGGCTGAAGGCGGCGAGATGA
- a CDS encoding TetR family transcriptional regulator: MAKTVSPGPRDERGVLSARILTAARESFAEHGSAGTTIRAVARAADVDPALVYHYFGSKEGLLDAATAPPPRWLEKVAAAWGTPRGQLAAQLLRTVMSSWEDDEIGPTLRAVVLTAAHEPTTRDKLRTIVERSLIGESTLGDDEGERLRRSALISSQLMGFALVRYVWKIEPLASMTENQVLAAMVPVVQHYIDADLGA; the protein is encoded by the coding sequence GTGGCCAAGACTGTTTCCCCTGGTCCGCGAGACGAACGCGGTGTCCTCTCGGCGCGCATCCTGACCGCCGCCAGAGAATCCTTCGCCGAACACGGCTCGGCGGGGACCACCATCAGGGCCGTGGCCCGCGCCGCCGACGTCGACCCCGCGCTGGTCTACCACTACTTCGGTTCCAAAGAAGGCCTGCTCGACGCCGCTACCGCGCCGCCGCCGCGCTGGCTGGAGAAGGTGGCCGCGGCCTGGGGCACCCCCCGCGGTCAGCTGGCCGCCCAGCTGCTGCGCACCGTGATGAGCAGCTGGGAGGACGACGAGATCGGGCCGACACTGCGGGCGGTGGTGCTCACGGCGGCCCACGAACCCACCACCCGCGACAAGCTGCGGACGATCGTCGAGCGCAGCCTGATCGGAGAATCGACGCTCGGCGATGATGAAGGCGAGCGGCTCAGACGAAGCGCCCTGATCTCCAGCCAGCTGATGGGATTCGCTCTCGTGCGTTATGTGTGGAAGATCGAACCGCTGGCCTCGATGACCGAAAATCAGGTGCTAGCCGCGATGGTTCCAGTGGTGCAGCACTACATCGACGCAGACCTGGGGGCGTGA
- the ruvA gene encoding Holliday junction branch migration protein RuvA, with protein MIASVRGEVLDIALDHVVIEAAGVGYKVMATPSTLATLRRGSEARLITAMIVREDSQTLYGFADADARDLFSTLLGVSGVGPKIALATLAVYDATALRQALADGDVTALTRVPGIGKRGAERMVLELRDKIGSLPSSAGVATVSGHAVRGPVVEALVGLGFAIKQAEEACDKVLAADPDANTSSALRAALSLLGKTK; from the coding sequence ATGATCGCCTCGGTGCGCGGCGAGGTCCTCGACATCGCCCTCGACCACGTCGTCATCGAGGCCGCCGGGGTGGGCTACAAGGTGATGGCCACCCCGTCGACGCTGGCGACCCTGCGCCGGGGCAGCGAAGCCCGGCTGATCACCGCGATGATCGTGCGCGAGGACTCCCAGACGCTCTACGGGTTCGCCGACGCCGATGCCCGCGACCTGTTCTCGACGTTGCTCGGTGTCTCCGGCGTGGGCCCCAAGATCGCCCTGGCCACGCTGGCGGTCTACGACGCGACCGCGTTGCGCCAGGCGCTGGCCGACGGTGACGTCACCGCGCTGACCCGGGTGCCCGGCATCGGCAAGCGTGGTGCCGAGCGCATGGTGCTCGAGCTGCGCGACAAGATCGGCTCGCTGCCCAGTTCGGCCGGGGTGGCCACGGTCTCCGGGCATGCGGTGCGCGGACCCGTCGTGGAAGCCCTTGTCGGACTTGGCTTTGCGATCAAGCAAGCCGAGGAAGCCTGCGACAAGGTCCTGGCCGCTGACCCCGATGCCAACACGTCCAGCGCGCTGCGCGCTGCTCTGTCATTGCTGGGCAAGACCAAATGA
- a CDS encoding TetR/AcrR family transcriptional regulator, producing the protein MSARDALIASVTGLVRRRGVAGTGLAALLEDSGLARRTLYLNFPGGKAELVAEATRQAGQELASAIRAADGADAAQAVQMFIDQWKAQLGATHVEAGCPIVAAILGRSEAPAAAQAASAAVAEWQEILAERLIADGAEPETARSLATLTVAAIEGAVILAVAAQSTDPLDDVGRHLLEVIRLHVPDHPQ; encoded by the coding sequence ATGTCCGCACGAGACGCCCTGATCGCCAGCGTCACCGGATTGGTGCGCCGGCGCGGAGTGGCCGGAACCGGCCTCGCTGCCCTGCTGGAGGACAGCGGACTCGCCCGCCGAACCCTGTATCTGAACTTTCCCGGCGGCAAAGCCGAGCTCGTCGCCGAAGCCACTCGGCAGGCCGGACAGGAGCTGGCCTCGGCGATCCGGGCAGCCGACGGCGCTGACGCGGCGCAGGCCGTGCAGATGTTCATCGATCAGTGGAAGGCGCAGCTCGGCGCGACGCATGTGGAAGCGGGCTGCCCGATCGTCGCCGCGATCCTCGGCCGCTCCGAGGCGCCCGCCGCCGCCCAGGCCGCCAGCGCGGCCGTCGCGGAATGGCAGGAGATCCTGGCCGAGCGGCTCATCGCGGACGGCGCCGAACCGGAGACCGCCCGCTCGCTGGCCACCCTGACCGTCGCCGCGATCGAAGGCGCGGTGATCCTCGCGGTGGCGGCGCAGTCGACCGACCCGCTCGACGACGTCGGCCGTCATCTGCTCGAGGTCATCAGGCTGCACGTGCCGGACCACCCGCAGTGA
- a CDS encoding nitroreductase family deazaflavin-dependent oxidoreductase, whose translation MAIIGADKTLRKFRRERLIGRYLLNPAVKGLSRLGVRTTLATELETIGRKTGQLRRVPVSAQFDTAGAWVICQHGNRSGWGSNIAANAGVRIRQGDRWRTGVAAFRPDDDVVARARGFGRLGSKVVKALETTPVSVRIDFTD comes from the coding sequence ATGGCGATCATCGGTGCGGACAAGACGCTGCGGAAGTTTCGCAGAGAACGCCTGATCGGGCGTTATCTGCTCAATCCGGCGGTCAAGGGGCTGAGCAGGCTGGGTGTGCGCACCACCTTGGCCACCGAACTGGAGACCATCGGCCGCAAGACCGGCCAGCTGCGCCGGGTCCCTGTCTCGGCCCAGTTCGATACTGCCGGTGCGTGGGTGATCTGCCAGCATGGCAACCGTTCGGGATGGGGAAGCAATATCGCCGCCAACGCCGGCGTCCGCATCCGGCAGGGCGATCGGTGGCGCACCGGGGTGGCCGCATTCAGGCCCGACGACGACGTCGTCGCCCGTGCCCGCGGCTTCGGCCGGCTGGGGTCCAAGGTCGTCAAGGCGCTGGAAACGACCCCGGTGTCGGTTCGGATCGACTTCACCGACTGA
- a CDS encoding MarR family winged helix-turn-helix transcriptional regulator, whose amino-acid sequence MTISPVDPLALEQQVCFALAVTNRAVLAVYRPILEPLGLTHPQYLVMLALWDHDRDSAAAGDLSVKGIASALQMESATLSPMLKRLEAMGLIRRHRSTVDERATAITLTDEGRALRQRALAVPAAVVDRLGVELPELENLRDVLHRINAVALAAGALPGV is encoded by the coding sequence GTGACGATATCCCCGGTGGATCCGCTGGCGCTCGAACAGCAGGTCTGTTTCGCACTGGCGGTGACCAACCGCGCCGTCCTGGCCGTGTACCGCCCGATCCTGGAACCACTGGGCCTGACCCACCCGCAGTATCTGGTCATGCTGGCGTTGTGGGATCACGACCGTGATTCAGCTGCGGCAGGCGATCTTTCGGTCAAGGGGATCGCCTCGGCATTGCAGATGGAATCCGCCACGCTGTCGCCGATGCTCAAACGGCTCGAGGCGATGGGACTGATTCGGCGACATCGCAGCACCGTCGACGAACGTGCCACGGCAATAACGTTGACCGACGAGGGGCGAGCCCTGCGACAGCGTGCGTTGGCTGTTCCGGCGGCGGTCGTGGACCGGCTGGGTGTGGAACTCCCCGAATTGGAGAACCTGCGCGACGTGCTGCACCGGATCAATGCGGTGGCCCTCGCAGCCGGCGCGCTTCCCGGGGTGTGA
- a CDS encoding MFS transporter has product MLLGSVSATMGLQFLGATAILPILPLFLVHQQVSVGTVGIVMGAYFAAAVVAQYPSGWATDRWGHRPVIVAGLLMYAVASAAFVLVEAGSAYAVLRGLQGFGSGAVRVAALSMVGRCIPAQRRGVGYAWLYSSELAGMAIGPVVGSLVPERHVGAMFIGTAVCSVLACLPMLFIALPDVESPSEPTDSVSVRDLLRRRGLQGAMLAGLAGGLCAGVYEACWSLLLQSKGATNFQIGLSFAAYAVPFIVVAPFSGRLVDRYDQRRLALAALAMSAAFLATYPFLSSTVALMALGAFEAAGFTVAYPAALSLLSRNVPAGAAGRAQSLFGVAEMSAIAIGAGAAGAMFAYAVWLPFVVTSGAVLITLLCAALIWRSVPGRSGGTSDPALTAMALER; this is encoded by the coding sequence GTGCTGCTCGGCAGTGTGTCCGCCACGATGGGCCTGCAGTTCCTCGGGGCCACCGCCATCCTGCCGATCCTGCCGCTGTTCCTAGTCCACCAACAGGTCTCGGTCGGCACCGTCGGCATCGTCATGGGCGCCTACTTCGCGGCGGCTGTCGTGGCGCAGTACCCCAGCGGGTGGGCCACCGACCGATGGGGCCACCGACCGGTCATCGTCGCCGGCCTCCTGATGTATGCCGTCGCCAGTGCGGCTTTCGTCCTCGTCGAGGCGGGCTCAGCCTATGCGGTGCTGCGCGGACTGCAGGGCTTTGGATCAGGGGCGGTGCGAGTGGCGGCGTTGAGCATGGTTGGTCGCTGCATCCCCGCCCAACGCCGCGGGGTGGGATACGCCTGGCTGTACTCCAGCGAACTGGCGGGGATGGCCATCGGACCGGTGGTGGGCAGCCTGGTTCCCGAACGCCACGTCGGCGCGATGTTCATCGGAACCGCGGTGTGCTCGGTGCTCGCCTGCCTGCCGATGCTGTTCATCGCACTGCCCGATGTCGAAAGCCCCTCGGAGCCAACCGATTCGGTGTCGGTGCGCGACCTGCTGCGCAGACGGGGGCTGCAGGGCGCGATGCTGGCCGGGCTGGCCGGCGGACTGTGCGCTGGGGTGTACGAGGCATGTTGGTCGCTGCTGCTGCAGAGCAAGGGCGCCACGAACTTTCAGATCGGGCTGTCGTTCGCCGCCTACGCCGTGCCGTTCATCGTCGTCGCGCCGTTCTCGGGCCGGCTTGTGGACCGTTACGACCAACGTCGCCTCGCACTGGCCGCCCTCGCGATGTCGGCGGCGTTCCTGGCCACCTATCCGTTCCTGTCCAGCACGGTTGCACTGATGGCACTGGGGGCTTTCGAAGCCGCCGGATTCACCGTCGCCTATCCGGCTGCCCTGTCCCTGCTGTCCCGTAACGTGCCGGCCGGTGCGGCGGGGCGCGCGCAGTCGTTGTTCGGGGTGGCCGAGATGTCGGCCATCGCGATCGGCGCCGGCGCCGCCGGAGCGATGTTCGCCTACGCGGTCTGGCTGCCGTTCGTCGTCACCTCCGGTGCCGTGCTGATCACCCTGCTGTGCGCGGCCCTGATCTGGCGCTCGGTGCCCGGCCGCTCGGGCGGCACCTCCGATCCTGCGCTGACCGCGATGGCCCTGGAACGCTGA
- the tesB gene encoding acyl-CoA thioesterase II gives MAIEEILDLEQLEVNIYRGGVFSPESGFLQRTFGGHVAGQSLVSAVRTVEPEFQVHSLHGYFLRPGDATKPTVYIVERLRDGGSFVTRRVNAVQHGQTIFSMSASFQTDQSGIEHQDAMPAAPPPDDLPGFVSKGGVFDDAGFAQFAEWDVRIVPRDQVITDPGKVSQQQVWFKHKDPLPDDHVLHICALAYMSDLTLLGSAQVHHAEERKHLNVASLDHAMWFMRQFRADEWLLYDQSSPSACGGRALTHGRIFNQYGEMVAAVMQEGLTRYQRGYPAAQ, from the coding sequence GTGGCGATCGAAGAGATCCTCGATCTCGAGCAACTCGAGGTCAACATCTACCGCGGTGGTGTGTTCAGCCCCGAATCTGGTTTTCTGCAAAGGACTTTCGGCGGCCACGTGGCCGGCCAGTCACTGGTGTCGGCGGTGCGTACCGTGGAGCCGGAATTCCAGGTGCACTCGCTGCACGGGTACTTCCTGCGTCCCGGTGATGCCACCAAGCCCACCGTCTACATCGTCGAACGGCTGCGTGACGGAGGCTCATTCGTCACCCGCCGAGTCAACGCCGTGCAGCATGGGCAGACCATCTTCTCGATGTCGGCGTCGTTCCAGACCGACCAGAGCGGTATCGAACACCAGGACGCCATGCCGGCAGCCCCACCGCCCGACGACCTCCCCGGTTTCGTCTCCAAGGGTGGGGTGTTCGACGACGCCGGCTTCGCGCAGTTCGCCGAGTGGGATGTCCGCATCGTCCCGCGCGACCAGGTGATCACCGACCCCGGCAAGGTCTCCCAGCAGCAGGTCTGGTTCAAGCACAAGGATCCGCTGCCCGACGACCACGTCCTGCACATCTGCGCGCTGGCCTACATGAGCGATCTGACCCTGCTGGGGTCGGCGCAGGTACACCACGCCGAGGAACGCAAACACCTCAATGTCGCCTCGCTCGACCACGCGATGTGGTTCATGCGGCAGTTCCGTGCCGACGAGTGGCTGCTCTACGACCAGTCCTCGCCGTCGGCATGCGGCGGGCGGGCGCTGACCCACGGCCGGATCTTCAACCAGTACGGGGAGATGGTCGCCGCGGTCATGCAGGAGGGGCTGACCCGCTATCAGCGTGGATACCCCGCTGCACAATGA
- a CDS encoding YebC/PmpR family DNA-binding transcriptional regulator, protein MSGHSKWATTKHQKAVKDARRGKEFARLIKNIEVAARTGGGDPAGNPTLYDAIQKAKKTSVPNDNIERARKRGAGEEAGGADWQTIMYEGYGPNGVAVLIECLTDNRNRAAGEVRVAMTRNGGNMADPGSVSYLFSRKGVVTLEKNGLTEDDILLAVLEAGAEEVNDLGDSFEIISEPTDLVAVRTALQDAGIDYDSAEASFQPSVTVPVDLDGARKVLKLVDALEDSDDVQDVYTNIDIPDDVAAQLDED, encoded by the coding sequence ATGAGCGGCCATTCCAAATGGGCCACGACCAAGCATCAGAAGGCCGTCAAAGATGCGCGCCGCGGCAAGGAGTTCGCCCGGCTGATCAAGAACATTGAGGTCGCGGCCCGCACCGGCGGTGGTGACCCGGCCGGCAACCCGACGCTGTACGACGCCATCCAGAAGGCCAAGAAGACGTCGGTGCCCAACGACAACATCGAGCGGGCCCGCAAGCGTGGCGCCGGTGAGGAAGCCGGCGGCGCCGACTGGCAGACCATCATGTACGAGGGCTACGGGCCCAACGGTGTCGCGGTGCTCATCGAGTGCCTGACCGACAACCGCAACCGGGCCGCCGGTGAGGTCCGCGTGGCGATGACCCGCAACGGCGGAAACATGGCCGACCCCGGCTCGGTGTCCTACCTGTTCTCCCGCAAGGGTGTGGTCACGCTGGAGAAGAACGGCCTGACCGAGGACGACATCCTGCTGGCCGTCTTGGAGGCCGGCGCCGAAGAGGTCAACGACCTCGGCGACAGCTTCGAGATCATCTCCGAGCCCACCGATCTGGTCGCGGTGCGCACCGCGCTGCAGGACGCCGGTATCGACTATGACTCGGCGGAGGCCAGTTTCCAGCCGTCGGTCACCGTGCCCGTCGACCTCGACGGCGCCCGCAAGGTGCTCAAGCTCGTCGACGCGCTCGAAGACAGTGACGATGTCCAGGACGTCTACACCAACATCGACATCCCCGACGACGTCGCGGCGCAGCTCGACGAGGACTGA
- a CDS encoding CocE/NonD family hydrolase: protein MSTVSGTEPGQRRLNGPQTTGREYRNLSTPDHGMTTDINVAVLMRDGITLLADVHRPDGPAAEGARFPALIAASPYPRQIQDLGAPAGFIEAGATDFWVPRGYVHVIANLRGTGGSGGTFGFFDAQERRDMYDLVEWVAAQPWCDGNVGMIGISYFAMTQLEAAVERPPHLKAIFPVAVTADLYDAAMHHGLSSASFVTPFMSMLGLTAARSDTFWRSRPLGAARWVLNTPRLHRKFATMNGEAAVTMMRGLLKLPHDPHPWDELWLEATVKHPTRDAWWDERNLLPLLEKVDIPAYLGCDWQNVPLHLPSTFTSYARLTNSPCVCIGMLGEYGLTWPWESLHIEALAWYDHWLKGRDTAILDGPAVRYVLPGTDEWRMSESWPPASTVRELALCADGTLDDDENAPGTRDFMVLGGGLGRAKASEIDPPSSLTWTSQPLDDALEVAGDIELRLLASATAADTAWIVTLTDVAPDGSSTPVTAGWLRASLRDVDEAASRPGAPVLPCRQAVAVPIGEDVEYRIPLVPNARRFAPGHRIALTLTSDDQDTDIAAIMNFRHASVGTSSINTVGSGSRLVLPVIED, encoded by the coding sequence ATGTCCACCGTTTCCGGAACCGAGCCCGGACAGCGCCGGCTCAACGGCCCGCAGACCACCGGCCGGGAATACCGCAACCTCAGCACGCCCGACCATGGCATGACTACCGATATCAACGTCGCCGTCCTGATGCGTGACGGCATCACCCTGCTGGCCGATGTACACCGCCCCGACGGCCCAGCAGCTGAAGGGGCGCGCTTCCCCGCGCTCATCGCGGCCTCCCCGTATCCCCGGCAGATCCAGGACCTCGGCGCGCCGGCCGGATTCATCGAGGCGGGCGCCACCGACTTCTGGGTGCCACGCGGATACGTGCACGTCATCGCCAACCTGCGCGGTACGGGCGGGTCCGGCGGCACGTTTGGTTTCTTCGACGCCCAGGAACGCCGCGACATGTACGACCTCGTGGAATGGGTGGCCGCCCAGCCGTGGTGTGATGGCAATGTCGGGATGATCGGCATCAGCTATTTCGCGATGACCCAGCTGGAGGCCGCTGTCGAACGCCCGCCCCACCTCAAGGCCATCTTCCCGGTGGCCGTCACCGCGGACCTGTACGACGCCGCGATGCACCACGGCCTGTCCAGCGCGTCGTTCGTGACACCGTTCATGTCGATGCTCGGACTCACCGCCGCGCGCAGCGACACGTTCTGGCGCAGCCGACCGCTGGGAGCGGCACGCTGGGTCCTCAATACCCCGCGGCTGCACCGCAAGTTCGCGACGATGAACGGCGAGGCGGCCGTGACGATGATGCGCGGGCTGCTCAAACTGCCGCACGACCCCCACCCCTGGGACGAGCTGTGGCTCGAAGCGACGGTCAAGCACCCCACCCGCGACGCCTGGTGGGACGAACGCAACCTGCTGCCACTGCTCGAAAAGGTCGACATCCCAGCCTATTTGGGCTGCGACTGGCAGAACGTGCCGCTGCACCTGCCCTCGACGTTCACCAGCTACGCCAGGCTGACCAACAGCCCCTGCGTGTGCATCGGGATGCTCGGCGAGTACGGCCTGACCTGGCCCTGGGAAAGCCTGCACATCGAAGCGCTGGCCTGGTACGACCATTGGCTCAAAGGCCGCGACACCGCGATCCTCGACGGCCCGGCGGTTCGTTACGTCCTGCCCGGCACCGACGAGTGGCGCATGAGCGAATCCTGGCCGCCAGCAAGCACGGTCCGCGAACTGGCCCTGTGCGCCGACGGCACCCTCGACGACGACGAAAATGCCCCTGGTACAAGAGACTTCATGGTTCTCGGCGGCGGGCTGGGCCGCGCCAAGGCAAGTGAGATCGATCCCCCGTCGTCGCTGACCTGGACCAGCCAGCCCCTCGACGATGCGCTTGAGGTCGCCGGCGACATCGAGCTGCGCCTCCTGGCCAGCGCCACCGCCGCCGACACCGCGTGGATCGTCACGCTGACCGATGTCGCCCCGGACGGCTCCAGCACGCCGGTCACCGCAGGGTGGCTGCGCGCCAGCCTGCGCGACGTCGACGAGGCGGCAAGCCGGCCGGGCGCACCGGTGCTGCCCTGCAGGCAGGCCGTCGCGGTGCCCATCGGCGAGGATGTCGAGTATCGGATTCCGCTGGTGCCCAACGCCAGACGGTTCGCGCCCGGCCATCGCATCGCGCTGACTCTCACCAGTGACGACCAGGACACGGACATTGCGGCGATCATGAACTTCCGGCATGCCAGCGTGGGAACCAGCAGTATCAACACCGTGGGATCCGGCTCGCGGCTAGTGTTGCCGGTTATTGAAGACTAG